In Synechococcus sp. KORDI-100, a single window of DNA contains:
- the polA gene encoding DNA polymerase I: MPEASPKPLLLLVDGHSLAFRSFYAFSKGGEGGLATKDGRPTSVTYGFLKSLLDTGKSLNPQGVCIAFDTAEPTFRHEADANYKAHRDVAPEVFFQDLDQLQLILREQLQLPLCMAPGYEADDVLGTLAQRGATEGWSVRILSGDRDLFQLVDDKRDIAVLYMGGGPYAKNSGPTLIDEKGVLGKLGVMPEKVVDLKALTGDSSDNIPGVRGVGPKTAINLLKENGDLDAVYVALSEVEAEGPKASRGAIKGALKGKLRNDHDNAYLSRKLAEILVDIPLPDDPHLGLAAVDANALSTSLKDLELNSLLRQVEGFVAAFSVGGYSANHKPAATQDTTAGPAVTAEEPAETSSTPALQPQLITTAAALAELVKRLMACTEASAPVALDTETTDLNPFKAELVGIGLCWGDALDAMAYIPIGHQPSGDLTTEQPQQLPLESVLTAIAPWLASPDHPKALQNAKYDRLILLRHGLALEGVVMDTLLADYLRDAAAKHGLEVMAEREFGFSPTAYGDLVGKKQTFADVAIGPASLYCGMDVHVTRRLALLLRQQLEAMGAPLIQLLEQVEQPLEPVLALMESTGIRIDVPYLKDLSEEMGSTLQRLESEAKEAAGVDFNLASPKQLGELLFDTLGLDRKKSRRTKTGYSTDATVLEKLGNDHPVVPLVLEHRVLSKLKSTYVDALPQLVEAETGRVHTDFNQAVTATGRLSSSNPNLQNIPVRTEYSRRIRKAFLPQEGWTLLSADYSQIELRILTHLSGEEVLQEAYRSGDDVHALTARLLLDKDEVSADERRLGKTINFGVIYGMGAQRFARETGVSQMDAKEFLAKYKQRYPKVFAFLELQERLALSRGYVETILGRRRPFHFDRNGLGRLLGKDPLEIELDVARRGGMEAQQLRAAANAPIQGSSADIIKVAMVQLQAALQSQGLPAQLLLQVHDELVLEVAPDAFETTRELVVQTMESAIQLSVPLVAETGAGANWMEAK, translated from the coding sequence ATGCCCGAGGCGTCCCCCAAGCCCCTGCTGCTGCTCGTTGATGGCCATTCACTGGCCTTCCGCAGTTTCTATGCCTTCAGCAAGGGTGGAGAAGGGGGGCTCGCCACCAAGGACGGACGACCCACCAGCGTCACCTACGGCTTTCTCAAGTCATTGCTGGATACGGGCAAGAGTCTCAACCCCCAGGGGGTGTGCATCGCCTTCGACACCGCGGAACCCACCTTCCGCCATGAGGCCGATGCGAACTACAAGGCCCACCGGGATGTGGCCCCGGAGGTGTTCTTCCAGGACCTCGACCAACTGCAGCTGATTCTGCGGGAGCAACTGCAGTTACCCCTCTGCATGGCCCCGGGTTACGAGGCTGACGACGTGCTGGGGACGCTTGCACAGCGCGGTGCGACGGAAGGCTGGAGCGTGCGGATCCTCTCCGGGGATCGCGACCTGTTCCAGCTGGTGGACGACAAGCGCGACATCGCCGTCCTCTACATGGGTGGTGGTCCCTATGCCAAAAACAGTGGCCCGACCCTGATCGACGAGAAGGGGGTACTGGGCAAGCTTGGGGTGATGCCTGAGAAGGTTGTTGACCTCAAGGCCCTCACCGGAGACAGCTCCGACAACATCCCCGGTGTGCGGGGGGTGGGTCCCAAAACGGCGATCAATCTGCTCAAGGAAAACGGCGATCTCGATGCCGTTTACGTGGCGCTCTCCGAGGTGGAGGCAGAGGGTCCCAAAGCCAGCCGCGGCGCGATCAAAGGCGCCCTGAAGGGCAAGCTGCGCAACGATCACGACAACGCCTATCTCTCCCGAAAGCTGGCGGAAATTCTGGTGGACATTCCCCTGCCGGACGATCCACACCTGGGCCTGGCTGCGGTGGACGCCAATGCCCTCAGCACGAGCCTGAAGGATCTGGAACTCAACAGCCTGCTGCGGCAGGTGGAGGGATTCGTTGCCGCGTTCTCTGTGGGTGGATACTCCGCCAACCACAAGCCAGCGGCAACCCAGGACACAACCGCCGGTCCTGCTGTGACCGCCGAAGAGCCTGCTGAAACCAGTTCAACGCCGGCACTGCAGCCGCAGCTGATCACAACAGCGGCAGCCCTTGCCGAACTGGTGAAGCGGCTGATGGCCTGCACCGAAGCCAGCGCGCCAGTGGCCCTCGACACGGAAACCACAGACCTCAATCCCTTCAAGGCAGAGCTTGTGGGAATCGGCCTGTGCTGGGGAGATGCCCTCGACGCAATGGCATACATCCCCATTGGTCATCAGCCTTCAGGCGATCTCACAACAGAGCAGCCCCAGCAGTTGCCGCTCGAGAGCGTGCTCACCGCCATCGCTCCCTGGCTGGCCAGCCCGGACCATCCCAAAGCGCTCCAGAACGCCAAATACGACCGCCTGATCCTGCTGCGCCATGGCCTGGCTCTTGAAGGCGTGGTGATGGACACGCTGCTGGCGGACTACCTGCGCGATGCCGCGGCGAAGCATGGTCTGGAGGTGATGGCGGAGCGGGAGTTCGGTTTTTCACCGACCGCTTACGGCGATCTCGTCGGCAAGAAGCAGACCTTCGCCGATGTAGCCATCGGTCCAGCCAGCCTGTATTGCGGGATGGACGTGCATGTGACCCGTCGACTCGCCCTGCTGCTGCGTCAGCAACTGGAAGCGATGGGTGCGCCGCTGATCCAGTTGCTTGAGCAGGTGGAGCAGCCCCTCGAGCCGGTGTTGGCCCTGATGGAATCCACCGGCATCCGGATTGATGTGCCCTACCTGAAGGACCTTTCCGAGGAAATGGGCAGCACCCTGCAGCGGCTGGAGAGCGAAGCCAAGGAAGCCGCAGGGGTGGACTTCAACCTGGCCTCCCCGAAGCAGCTCGGCGAATTGCTGTTCGACACCCTGGGGCTGGACCGGAAAAAATCGCGACGCACCAAAACGGGCTACAGCACGGACGCCACGGTGCTCGAGAAGCTCGGCAACGATCACCCTGTCGTGCCGCTGGTTCTTGAGCACCGGGTGCTCAGCAAACTCAAGAGCACATACGTCGATGCCCTGCCGCAGCTGGTGGAGGCGGAAACCGGACGGGTGCACACCGATTTCAACCAGGCGGTGACGGCGACCGGGCGGCTCAGCAGCAGCAACCCGAACCTTCAAAACATTCCTGTCCGCACCGAGTACAGCCGCCGGATCCGCAAGGCGTTCCTGCCCCAGGAGGGCTGGACCCTGCTCAGCGCGGACTACTCCCAGATCGAGCTGCGCATCCTCACCCACCTCTCCGGCGAAGAGGTTCTGCAGGAGGCCTATCGCAGTGGCGACGACGTGCACGCCCTGACGGCGCGCCTGTTGCTGGACAAGGACGAGGTGAGCGCTGATGAACGACGCCTTGGCAAGACCATCAACTTCGGTGTGATCTACGGCATGGGAGCCCAGCGCTTCGCGCGGGAGACCGGCGTCAGCCAGATGGACGCCAAGGAGTTCCTGGCCAAATACAAACAGCGCTACCCGAAGGTGTTCGCCTTCCTTGAACTGCAGGAACGACTGGCGTTGAGCCGCGGCTACGTGGAAACCATCCTCGGCCGCCGGCGCCCGTTCCATTTCGACCGCAACGGCCTGGGGCGTCTGCTGGGCAAGGACCCGCTGGAGATCGAGCTGGATGTGGCCCGCCGCGGCGGCATGGAGGCCCAACAGCTTCGGGCCGCTGCCAACGCTCCCATTCAGGGATCGAGCGCTGACATCATCAAAGTGGCGATGGTGCAGCTGCAGGCAGCCCTGCAGAGCCAAGGACTTCCGGCCCAACTGCTGCTCCAGGTGCACGATGAACTGGTGCTGGAAGTGGCACCGGATGCCTTCGAGACCACCCGAGAGCTTGTGGTGCAAACGATGGAGAGCGCCATCCAGCTCAGTGTTCCTCTGGTGGCAGAAACGGGAGCCGGAGCGAACTGGATGGAAGCGAAATAG
- a CDS encoding efflux RND transporter periplasmic adaptor subunit, whose product MVRIEQRPTSPPMEEPLLGLPQPSAKRSNRRAGLIVLLVAVLAGGGLFWRFGPLRNRSRDLTPFTVEATRGSLSGVVTASGELRAIRRVNVSPRNRGLLDQLLVDEGDEVAADQVLAVMDGADIVDRLDERRALLRQADANFRAKQDDFKRRESLFRDGVLSADDFNTVRSDMIAAEAQVIAARERVEQLEEESRQLLIRAPFPGKITARYADPGAFVTPTTTASTNAGATSSSVVELSQGLEAVARVPESDIGRIVIGQEAEVRVEAFPDERFRARVLEIAPRAQKQDNVTSFEVDLELIDPPTKLLIGMTADVDFQTGRSPARTLVPTVAIVTENGTPGVLLVGDDQQPRFQSVDLGSSSGDQTAILKGLQPGTRVFIDLPPWAKQDRD is encoded by the coding sequence ATGGTGCGGATCGAGCAACGACCCACGTCTCCGCCCATGGAGGAGCCCCTGCTGGGATTGCCCCAGCCCAGTGCCAAACGCAGCAACCGTCGCGCGGGACTGATTGTTCTGCTTGTGGCGGTGCTCGCCGGTGGTGGCCTGTTCTGGCGGTTCGGCCCCTTACGCAACCGCTCCCGCGATCTGACCCCTTTCACCGTGGAAGCCACACGTGGGTCGCTCTCGGGGGTGGTGACTGCAAGCGGAGAGCTGAGAGCCATCCGACGCGTCAATGTGAGTCCTCGCAATCGCGGGTTGCTGGACCAGCTGCTGGTGGATGAGGGGGATGAGGTTGCAGCCGATCAGGTTCTCGCGGTCATGGATGGCGCAGACATCGTCGACCGCCTCGATGAACGACGGGCTCTGCTGCGCCAGGCTGACGCCAATTTCCGTGCCAAGCAGGACGACTTCAAACGCCGGGAGTCCCTCTTTCGCGACGGGGTTCTGAGTGCTGATGACTTCAACACCGTCCGCAGCGACATGATTGCCGCTGAAGCCCAGGTGATCGCAGCCCGGGAGCGGGTCGAGCAACTCGAAGAGGAAAGCCGTCAGCTTCTGATCCGGGCTCCGTTCCCTGGAAAGATCACGGCGCGCTACGCCGATCCAGGGGCGTTCGTCACGCCGACCACCACGGCATCCACCAACGCTGGAGCCACCAGTTCCTCCGTTGTGGAACTGTCCCAGGGGCTTGAAGCCGTGGCCCGGGTACCTGAAAGCGACATCGGACGCATCGTGATCGGGCAGGAGGCCGAGGTTCGCGTTGAAGCCTTCCCGGATGAACGTTTCAGAGCCCGCGTCTTGGAAATCGCTCCACGGGCTCAGAAGCAGGACAACGTCACGTCGTTTGAAGTCGATCTCGAGCTGATCGATCCACCCACAAAGCTCCTGATCGGGATGACCGCCGACGTCGATTTCCAGACCGGTCGCAGCCCGGCACGCACCCTGGTGCCAACCGTGGCCATCGTGACTGAGAACGGCACTCCCGGTGTGCTGCTGGTCGGAGACGACCAGCAGCCACGTTTCCAGAGCGTGGACCTGGGCAGCAGCAGTGGTGATCAGACCGCCATTCTGAAAGGCTTGCAACCCGGCACCCGCGTGTTCATCGACCTGCCCCCCTGGGCAAAGCAAGACCGCGACTGA
- the ychF gene encoding redox-regulated ATPase YchF: MLKAGIVGLPNVGKSTLFNALVANAQAQAANFPFCTIEPNVGTVAVPDERLDQLTRLSNSQNTIPTRMEFVDIAGLVKGASQGEGLGNKFLANIREVDAIVHVIRCFDDDDVIHVSGSIGPTRDAEVINLELGLADLAQIEKRRERLKKQMRTSKEAQVEDAALERILQVLEQGGAARSVDLSPEEAAMLRPLGLLTAKPIIYATNVSEEELAEGNGYCEEVSDLAAKEAAETVRISAQVEAELIELGDDERSDYLEGLGVSEGGLQSLIQATYRLLGLRTYFTTGEKETRAWTFKAGMTAPQAAGVIHTDFERGFIRAQTIGWEKLLNAGSLSEARNKGWLRSEGKDYLVEEGDVMEFLFNV; the protein is encoded by the coding sequence ATGCTCAAAGCTGGAATTGTCGGGCTGCCCAACGTCGGCAAGTCCACCTTGTTCAACGCGCTTGTCGCCAATGCCCAGGCGCAGGCTGCAAATTTCCCCTTTTGCACGATTGAACCCAACGTGGGGACGGTGGCGGTACCGGATGAGCGCCTCGATCAGCTCACCAGGCTCAGCAACAGTCAGAACACGATTCCCACGCGGATGGAGTTCGTGGATATCGCAGGCCTTGTGAAGGGTGCGAGCCAGGGGGAAGGCCTTGGCAACAAGTTTCTCGCCAACATCCGTGAGGTGGACGCCATCGTCCATGTGATTCGTTGTTTCGATGATGACGATGTGATCCATGTCTCAGGCTCCATCGGCCCGACCCGCGATGCCGAGGTGATCAATCTTGAGCTGGGCCTGGCTGATCTGGCCCAGATCGAAAAACGACGGGAGCGGCTGAAGAAACAGATGCGCACCAGCAAGGAGGCCCAGGTAGAAGATGCAGCTCTTGAGAGGATTCTGCAGGTCCTCGAGCAGGGCGGAGCTGCGCGCAGCGTTGATCTCAGCCCCGAGGAGGCAGCGATGCTTCGCCCCCTCGGGTTGTTGACGGCCAAGCCGATCATTTACGCCACCAATGTCAGCGAGGAAGAGCTCGCCGAGGGCAACGGCTACTGCGAGGAGGTGAGCGATCTGGCAGCCAAGGAAGCGGCTGAGACAGTGCGGATCTCAGCGCAGGTGGAAGCGGAGCTGATTGAGCTGGGGGACGACGAGCGCAGCGATTACCTCGAAGGTCTCGGAGTCAGTGAAGGCGGGCTGCAGAGCCTGATCCAGGCGACGTATCGCTTGCTTGGTCTGCGCACCTATTTCACGACCGGTGAGAAGGAGACCCGTGCCTGGACCTTCAAGGCCGGCATGACGGCACCCCAGGCCGCCGGGGTGATTCACACCGATTTCGAACGGGGCTTCATACGTGCCCAAACCATCGGCTGGGAGAAACTCCTCAATGCCGGCTCACTTTCAGAGGCTCGAAACAAGGGCTGGTTGCGCAGCGAAGGGAAGGACTACCTCGTCGAAGAGGGGGATGTGATGGAGTTCCTGTTCAACGTCTAG
- a CDS encoding MFS transporter: MTPMVFHAIDFSASQVGSGLALSALVGTVVRLLSGALLDRGLSCSWPIRFTTILAVLADITLFRADSYGGFVAGEILLGSAAGLYWPAIELAVPLSCGAVPSGRGYALVRSSDALGFGIGALIGSLCAWLGTLRLIYGVEAICMIAVLVLISLNPLLDERSSTAEARQRQTPEPRLKPTWLLPLLPVLAISIMATGILSLEQSALPIDLVRGGLERPGLSETSSGGLIALQLSLLVILQWPVGRWLAERSVGFGLGLSLSSFSLACLLLGVSALTSSGTTLVVLALLPMALAQAAFLPTATEAVIEETPPQHRGFAMALFSQCFAISAVVAPLLGGALLDQQGHGLLLWLGMAVACLAMLPTAYQLRPRFDSSGSREHLVDAVAGNPGPLGG; this comes from the coding sequence ATGACGCCCATGGTCTTCCACGCCATCGACTTCTCTGCCAGCCAGGTCGGCAGTGGCCTGGCTCTCTCCGCCCTTGTCGGCACGGTTGTGCGGCTGCTGAGCGGAGCCCTTCTCGATCGCGGCTTGTCCTGTTCCTGGCCGATCAGATTCACGACCATCCTGGCCGTGCTGGCCGACATCACCCTCTTCAGGGCTGACAGTTACGGCGGTTTTGTCGCTGGTGAGATTCTGCTGGGATCAGCAGCCGGTCTGTACTGGCCCGCGATTGAACTGGCGGTGCCGCTCAGCTGTGGGGCGGTGCCATCCGGAAGGGGATACGCCCTGGTGAGAAGTTCTGATGCTCTCGGTTTCGGGATTGGCGCCCTGATCGGCTCACTCTGCGCCTGGCTGGGAACGCTGCGACTGATCTACGGGGTCGAAGCGATCTGCATGATTGCAGTCCTGGTGTTGATCAGCCTGAACCCTCTGCTGGATGAGCGCAGCAGCACTGCGGAAGCGCGACAGAGACAGACCCCGGAACCGCGCCTCAAGCCAACGTGGTTGCTGCCACTTCTTCCGGTGCTTGCGATCAGCATCATGGCGACTGGAATCCTCTCCCTCGAACAGAGCGCCTTACCGATCGATCTTGTGCGTGGCGGACTCGAACGACCTGGCCTGAGTGAAACGTCCAGCGGCGGGCTCATCGCCCTCCAGCTGTCATTGCTGGTGATCCTGCAGTGGCCAGTCGGACGCTGGCTGGCAGAGCGCAGCGTCGGTTTCGGCCTCGGCCTCAGCCTGTCCAGCTTCAGTCTGGCCTGCCTCTTGCTTGGTGTCTCGGCGCTGACGTCCTCTGGAACCACCTTGGTCGTGCTGGCCTTGCTGCCGATGGCTCTTGCTCAGGCCGCTTTTCTGCCGACAGCGACGGAAGCGGTGATCGAGGAAACCCCTCCCCAGCATCGAGGCTTTGCCATGGCGTTGTTTTCCCAGTGCTTCGCCATCAGCGCCGTGGTTGCTCCCCTGCTGGGCGGAGCACTTCTGGACCAACAGGGTCACGGCCTCCTGCTCTGGCTGGGCATGGCGGTGGCCTGTCTGGCCATGCTCCCAACGGCGTACCAACTCAGGCCGCGCTTTGACAGTTCAGGGAGCCGGGAACATCTTGTCGATGCTGTGGCAGGGAATCCAGGCCCGCTCGGGGGATAG
- a CDS encoding alpha/beta hydrolase — protein sequence MSHSSGLVETGSTTAEAREFLRGRSAGRQLAMGLLSSLLVLNAGSWPSRAAERLEVEIDAVVLPVKVSELGAWVRSGGRSRSELNTWLKLLDEDSRAGLMRLLEAPVLTQRSLGQQILRSWAAGPLLDALRELIRVEGSRPVSSEEVLATLEALLRRQKIVSTLDLLEALPSERLRLDLDALVLAASRWRRQMERHQRLTSNLASSSSIKWPLDRETETASGSTMSTLRLPAAHRPGGLRVQRLMPTKRPETSDGVWVLLMPGLGGDPEHFHWLARALVEQGWPVAVLEHPGSDAAAVQALLEGRQPFRGAEALRQRVQDMNVVIRSQRSGALAIPGQRVVLIGHSLGALTALLATGISPADGLSDRCSEALGDLPLTNLSLLLQCELAAAGVLKPPPPIPSVQAIVGLNSFGSLIWPSSRAISMRQPLLLIGGTLDLITPPLNEQLDLLDALGSHPASRAVIVEGASHFSPIRVEGQQGAANANDLFKLSEELVGVQPLLVQQLMIRELITFLRQVERSEPMGASEHLQADSIRWHRLNRDDARGFVQQSQ from the coding sequence GTGTCACATTCCTCAGGCCTGGTGGAAACTGGTTCCACCACCGCAGAGGCTCGGGAATTCTTGCGCGGACGCTCAGCAGGACGACAACTGGCAATGGGGCTGCTGAGCAGTCTGCTGGTCCTGAACGCAGGATCGTGGCCGTCCAGGGCAGCTGAGCGCCTGGAAGTTGAGATCGATGCTGTGGTGCTTCCTGTGAAGGTGAGCGAGCTTGGCGCCTGGGTTCGATCTGGAGGGAGAAGCCGGTCCGAGTTGAACACCTGGCTGAAGCTGCTGGATGAGGACAGCAGGGCTGGTCTGATGCGCCTTCTGGAGGCACCGGTTCTCACCCAACGCAGTCTTGGTCAGCAGATCCTCCGCAGCTGGGCCGCTGGGCCATTGCTCGATGCTTTGCGTGAGTTGATTCGCGTGGAGGGGAGCCGCCCGGTCAGCAGTGAAGAAGTGCTGGCCACGCTCGAGGCGTTGCTGCGTCGCCAGAAGATTGTTTCAACGTTGGATCTGCTTGAGGCCCTGCCCAGTGAACGGTTGCGGCTGGATCTCGACGCTCTGGTGTTGGCGGCTTCCCGCTGGCGCCGGCAGATGGAGCGACATCAGCGACTGACCTCCAATCTGGCGAGCTCGTCGTCGATCAAGTGGCCGCTTGATCGGGAGACCGAGACGGCCTCCGGAAGCACCATGAGCACCCTGCGGTTGCCTGCTGCCCACCGGCCCGGGGGACTCAGGGTTCAGCGCTTGATGCCCACGAAACGCCCTGAAACATCCGATGGTGTCTGGGTGCTGCTGATGCCTGGCCTGGGAGGGGACCCCGAGCATTTTCACTGGTTGGCCAGAGCCCTTGTTGAGCAGGGCTGGCCTGTGGCTGTCCTGGAGCATCCCGGTAGTGATGCCGCCGCAGTTCAAGCGCTTCTGGAGGGACGTCAACCGTTCAGGGGGGCCGAGGCGCTCCGTCAGAGAGTGCAGGACATGAACGTGGTGATCCGCTCTCAGCGCTCCGGTGCTTTGGCCATCCCCGGTCAAAGGGTGGTCTTGATCGGTCATTCCCTGGGCGCACTCACGGCGCTTCTGGCCACAGGGATTTCCCCAGCGGATGGGTTGTCCGACCGCTGCAGCGAGGCGCTGGGGGACCTGCCGCTGACCAACCTCTCGTTGCTGCTGCAGTGTGAGTTGGCGGCAGCAGGCGTCTTGAAGCCCCCGCCTCCGATCCCATCCGTGCAGGCGATCGTGGGCCTCAACAGTTTCGGCAGCCTGATCTGGCCGTCATCTCGCGCGATCTCCATGAGGCAGCCGTTGCTTCTGATCGGCGGCACGCTCGATCTCATCACGCCGCCGCTCAATGAGCAGCTCGACCTTCTGGATGCACTGGGATCTCATCCAGCCAGTCGGGCCGTGATTGTGGAGGGCGCCAGTCACTTCTCTCCCATACGGGTGGAGGGACAACAAGGGGCGGCCAACGCCAATGACCTGTTCAAGCTGAGTGAGGAACTGGTCGGCGTCCAGCCCCTGCTGGTTCAGCAGTTGATGATCAGGGAACTGATCACCTTCCTCAGGCAGGTGGAGAGGTCTGAACCCATGGGAGCGTCAGAGCATCTCCAGGCCGATTCAATTCGATGGCATCGCCTGAACCGCGACGACGCCAGGGGGTTTGTTCAGCAGAGTCAGTAG
- a CDS encoding ABC transporter permease: MGRARELLRYSATRLGLAPVMLWLIATLVFLLLRVAPGDPVDAVLGSRAPAAAKAAMRARLGLDQSLLDQYLGYLRGLLHGDLGQALINQEPVQTIIGRTLPASLELSVIALIAAAVIGLSIGFSGIARPEGKLDLSGRLYGLGTYALPPFWVAMLVQLLFAVSLGWLPVGGRFPPSLLPPEGSGFYLFDSIRSADWLALRGAIRHLILPAGTLALLLSGTFTTALRLNLRRTLRSDYVEAARSRGLSERLVVLRHGLPNALLPVLTIAGITVASLIGGALLIEVTFSWPGIALRLQEAINQRDYPVVQGIVVVIAALVVLVSVAVDLLVAALDPRIRY, encoded by the coding sequence ATGGGACGCGCTCGCGAGCTTCTCCGCTACAGCGCCACGCGGCTCGGGCTCGCTCCCGTGATGCTCTGGCTGATCGCCACGCTGGTGTTTCTGCTTCTGAGAGTGGCCCCGGGTGATCCCGTGGATGCCGTGCTGGGCAGCCGGGCTCCGGCAGCGGCCAAGGCTGCCATGCGGGCCCGACTGGGCCTGGATCAGTCTTTGCTGGATCAGTACCTCGGCTATCTCCGGGGTCTCCTCCATGGAGATCTTGGCCAGGCTCTGATCAACCAAGAGCCGGTGCAAACAATCATCGGGCGCACCTTGCCAGCCAGCCTGGAACTGAGTGTGATCGCGTTGATCGCAGCCGCAGTGATCGGCCTGAGCATCGGCTTCAGCGGAATCGCCCGCCCGGAAGGGAAGCTGGATCTCTCAGGCCGCCTATACGGACTCGGAACCTACGCCTTGCCACCGTTCTGGGTTGCCATGCTGGTTCAGCTCCTGTTCGCAGTCAGCCTTGGATGGTTGCCGGTGGGAGGTCGATTCCCTCCCAGCCTGTTACCACCGGAAGGAAGCGGGTTCTATCTCTTCGACAGCATCCGCAGCGCCGACTGGCTGGCCCTGCGAGGCGCCATTCGCCATCTGATCCTTCCGGCCGGAACACTCGCCCTGCTGCTGAGTGGAACCTTCACCACGGCTCTGCGACTGAACCTGCGACGAACCCTGAGGAGTGACTACGTCGAGGCAGCACGCAGCCGTGGCCTGAGCGAGCGACTGGTGGTGCTCCGTCACGGTCTTCCCAATGCCTTGCTGCCGGTCCTCACCATCGCTGGCATCACAGTGGCGTCTTTGATTGGCGGCGCCCTGCTGATCGAAGTGACCTTCTCCTGGCCGGGCATTGCCCTGCGCCTGCAGGAAGCGATCAACCAGCGTGACTACCCCGTTGTTCAGGGGATCGTCGTGGTGATCGCAGCGCTGGTGGTGCTGGTCAGCGTTGCTGTGGATCTGCTGGTGGCCGCACTCGATCCAAGAATCCGCTACTGA
- a CDS encoding ABC transporter substrate-binding protein: MAPRWDSRLTVASAGRISSLDPSQANGGSTIQLLSALGDPLYALDSNGQLEPRLASTLPRISADGRTVTIPLRRDVLFHDGTRFNAEAMAFSLRRFLSIGTLSYVVGDRIASIEVEDPYTLRLNLNRRSTSLEGLLTSLNLTPISPTAYSEHQDRFLHDRFVGTGPYRLTSFSEHQQRLEPFDRYWGQPPSNDGLDLITLSNSTALYGALRSGEVDVLLSASIDEDQRHALHEMAKTGALHEGIGPATGIGYITLLSNAEPLKDQRLRRALALSLNREEISTRVSYGLRTPLRSLVPPGLPGGDQPSWPSHDPQAARRLLSQAGYCGDKLLTIPLTFRSNVPADKLLALTWQAQVQRDLDDCLVLNLDGVESTTIYRQLDKGAYKSVILDWSGQYPDPEAYLTPLLSCVSSEGNICQDGEAAISGSFWSAPGLEQSLKASDALRGPARLEPLQTVEEMTAKGSAYIPVWLEAPRAWGQTNLSTPEFDGSGRVLLHQLRRDG; the protein is encoded by the coding sequence ATGGCCCCGCGCTGGGACAGCCGCCTGACTGTTGCGTCCGCCGGCCGCATCAGCTCACTCGATCCATCCCAGGCCAACGGCGGCAGCACCATCCAGTTGCTCAGCGCTCTGGGTGATCCTCTCTACGCACTGGATTCCAACGGTCAACTTGAACCACGACTGGCGTCGACATTGCCCCGGATCAGTGCTGATGGACGCACCGTCACGATTCCGCTGCGCCGGGACGTTCTGTTCCACGACGGCACCCGTTTCAATGCAGAGGCGATGGCCTTCAGCCTGCGCCGATTCCTGAGCATTGGAACCCTCAGCTATGTCGTTGGCGACAGGATCGCTTCGATCGAGGTGGAGGATCCCTACACCCTGCGCCTCAACCTCAACCGACGCTCCACGTCCCTGGAAGGTCTGCTGACCTCACTGAACCTGACGCCGATTTCACCGACGGCTTACAGCGAGCATCAGGACCGATTCCTGCATGACCGGTTCGTCGGCACCGGTCCATACCGCCTCACCAGTTTCAGTGAACACCAGCAACGGCTGGAACCCTTTGATCGCTACTGGGGACAGCCTCCGAGCAACGACGGACTCGACCTGATCACGCTGAGTAACTCCACAGCCCTCTATGGAGCCCTGCGCAGTGGCGAGGTGGATGTTCTTCTGTCCGCCTCGATTGACGAAGACCAGCGTCACGCCCTCCATGAAATGGCTAAGACCGGTGCCTTGCATGAGGGGATCGGCCCTGCCACCGGCATCGGCTACATCACCCTGCTCAGCAACGCCGAGCCCTTGAAGGACCAACGCCTGCGCCGCGCTCTGGCCCTCAGCCTCAACCGGGAGGAAATCAGCACACGCGTGAGTTACGGACTGAGAACACCACTAAGGTCCCTCGTTCCCCCAGGCCTGCCTGGCGGCGATCAGCCCAGCTGGCCAAGCCACGATCCACAAGCTGCCAGACGGCTGCTGAGCCAGGCGGGATACTGCGGCGACAAGTTGCTCACGATCCCGCTGACCTTCCGCTCCAACGTTCCCGCCGACAAACTTCTGGCTCTGACATGGCAGGCCCAGGTCCAGCGCGACCTCGACGACTGTCTCGTGCTCAACCTTGATGGGGTGGAATCAACCACCATCTACCGACAGCTCGACAAAGGTGCCTACAAGTCGGTCATCCTCGACTGGAGCGGCCAGTATCCCGACCCTGAGGCCTATCTCACACCGTTGCTGAGCTGCGTCTCCTCGGAAGGGAACATCTGTCAGGACGGCGAAGCCGCCATCAGTGGCAGCTTCTGGTCGGCGCCAGGGCTGGAACAGTCACTGAAGGCCAGCGATGCCTTGCGGGGTCCGGCACGCCTGGAACCGTTGCAAACGGTGGAGGAGATGACGGCAAAAGGATCTGCCTACATCCCGGTCTGGCTTGAAGCACCACGAGCGTGGGGGCAAACCAACCTGAGCACGCCTGAATTTGATGGCAGCGGCAGAGTTCTTCTGCACCAGCTCAGAAGAGACGGCTGA